In Myripristis murdjan chromosome 9, fMyrMur1.1, whole genome shotgun sequence, the following proteins share a genomic window:
- the paxx gene encoding protein PAXX isoform X1, with amino-acid sequence MDGNQTSCCIVSDKRSQSKYLCYTHRKPGLFNICLTDAADVWSTEFTEDTLTQFRQKFAVKSGVEYILKLRSACGTGNVSIVVQDSSAELCLGSGPGDLSVSLSRLEGPQAREELRELLFRMAEGLTLCDSKGGSPSASPLKGQQWRPTEFEPRRQQRSGPSVTVKKRLPGDSLINPGTKKKRQATGVAFDDPEED; translated from the exons ATGGATGGGAATCAAACTTCATGCTGCATTGTGTCAGATAAAAGGAGCCAGTCGAAATACTTATGCTACACGCACAGAAAACCTGGATTATTCAATATCTG tttgacAGATGCCGCTGATGTTTGGAGCACAGAATTCACTGAGGACACGCTGACACAGTTT AGACAGAAGTTTGCTGTGAAATCTGGAGTGGAATACATCCTAAAACTCAG GTCAGCCTGCGGCACCGGGAATGTGTCTATTGTGGTGCAGGACTCCAGTGCAGAACTCTGTTTGGGTTCTGGTCCAGGCGACCTGAGCGTGAGCCTTTCCAGGCTGGAGGGCCCACAGGCcagggaggagctgagggagctGCTGTTCAGGATGGCTGAAGGCCTCACTCTGTGTGACAGCAAAG GGGGATCCCCCAGCGCCAGTCCACTGAAAGGTCAACAGTGGCGACCCACAG AGTTTGAGCCCAGGAGACAACAGAGGTCCGGTCCCTCTGTGACGGTGAAGAAACGCCTCCCGGGAGATTCACTCATCAACCCAGGAACCAAAAA AAAGCGTCAAGCAACTGGTGTGGCCTTTGATGATCCAGAAGAAGACTGA
- the paxx gene encoding protein PAXX isoform X2 produces the protein MDGNQTSCCIVSDKRSQSKYLCYTHRKPGLFNICLTDAADVWSTEFTEDTLTQFRQKFAVKSGVEYILKLRSACGTGNVSIVVQDSSAELCLGSGPGDLSVSLSRLEGPQAREELRELLFRMAEGLTLCDSKGGSPSASPLKGQQWRPTEFEPRRQQRSGPSVTVKKRLPGDSLINPGTKK, from the exons ATGGATGGGAATCAAACTTCATGCTGCATTGTGTCAGATAAAAGGAGCCAGTCGAAATACTTATGCTACACGCACAGAAAACCTGGATTATTCAATATCTG tttgacAGATGCCGCTGATGTTTGGAGCACAGAATTCACTGAGGACACGCTGACACAGTTT AGACAGAAGTTTGCTGTGAAATCTGGAGTGGAATACATCCTAAAACTCAG GTCAGCCTGCGGCACCGGGAATGTGTCTATTGTGGTGCAGGACTCCAGTGCAGAACTCTGTTTGGGTTCTGGTCCAGGCGACCTGAGCGTGAGCCTTTCCAGGCTGGAGGGCCCACAGGCcagggaggagctgagggagctGCTGTTCAGGATGGCTGAAGGCCTCACTCTGTGTGACAGCAAAG GGGGATCCCCCAGCGCCAGTCCACTGAAAGGTCAACAGTGGCGACCCACAG AGTTTGAGCCCAGGAGACAACAGAGGTCCGGTCCCTCTGTGACGGTGAAGAAACGCCTCCCGGGAGATTCACTCATCAACCCAGGAACCAAAAAGTA A
- the LOC115365538 gene encoding sterile alpha motif domain-containing protein 3-like — MGNYRTKMARSGCVEVSVNTGKRSMNNPDKEHPHSNIKKARRAEVNYLPNLPRGENQCSLEEMRIQIAHEVEKNDRNLQLIQKLMEMTFALRRQEIVQENPLVKDFLQKWPALRIESQVCAEFHRITNVNLRNQFYAELDLHTPRLVALYRQKTTRTGKISEALRDILKIYDLQQVQDVNIKRTVALRALPVYLREEDPHFFKTWNMEESDEPDITGTPVALVTVVNESTESPVHFSPASTAIVVEDDLVISSIPTFADAFALLFGLMYALHLDYPKKLSHTFTFIQKILMGLDDGKPLKPCILSLKNDLLLKQ, encoded by the exons ATGGGGAATTATCGTACCAAGATGGCCAGATCTGGATGTGTGGAGGTGTCGGTCAACACAGGAAAAAGGAGCATGAACAATCCTGACAAAGAGCACCCACACTCAAACATAAAAAAGGCCAGACGAGCTGAAGTTAACTACCTTCCAAACTTACCCAGAGGAGAAAACCAGTGTAGTCTGGAAGAAATGAGGATACAAATTGCACACGAAGTTGAGAAGAATGATAGAAACCTACAACTGATCCAAAAGCTTATGGAGATGACATTTGCTCTTCGTCGCCAGGAGATTGTTCAGGAAAATCCACTGGTGAAGGACTTCCTCCAGAAATGGCCAGCTCTTCGAATCGAATCACAG GTTTGTGCTGAGTTTCATCGCATCACAAATGTCAACCTCCGGAACCAGTTCTATGCTGAGCTTGATCTACACACACCACGATTGGTGGCCTTGTACCGGCAGAAGACGACACGCACAGGCAAGATATCAGAGGCGCTGCGTGACATCCTAAAGATTTATGATCTCCAG CAAGTACAAGATGTCAACATAAAACGCACTGTAGCCCTTCGTGCCCTTCCGGTATACCTGCGTGAGGAGGACCCACATTTCTTCAAGACATGGAAT ATGGAGGAGTCAGACGAGCCAGACATCACTGGCACTCCTGTTGCTCTCGTCACAGTGGTCAATGAGAGCACTGAAAGTCCAGTTCACTTCAGTCCTGCGAGCACTGCTATTGTGGTGGAAGACGACCTTGTTATCAGCAGCATCCCCACGTTTGCTGATGCCTTTGCATTGCTGTTTGGGTTAATGTATGCCCTGCATTTGGACTATCCCAAGAAACTCAGCCACACTTTCACCTTCATCCAGAAAATTCTCATGGGTCTTGATGATGGTAAGCCACTGAAACCCTGCATACTCAGTCTCAAAAATGACCTGTTATTGAAACAGTAA
- the LOC115364627 gene encoding T-box transcription factor TBX3-like — translation MRSFSEPCVPGEAPQPFPARGVGDMALHGTLLAGPSLFPAIALTSRGSNPGLDSGAAQVIRTSQPEQCATLCRPSQISGRGEEEEDDPKVHLEARELWRRFHKCGTEMVITKSGRRMFPPFKARCSGLDKKAKYILLMDIVAADDCRYKFHNSRWMVAGKADPEMPKRMYIHPDSPATGEQWMSKVVNFHKLKLTNNISDKHGFTILNSMHKYQPRFHVVKANDILKLPYSTFRTYVFSETEFIAVTAYQNDKITQLKIDNNPFAKGFRDTGNGRREKRWVYRLKGCFTFMRCPLMA, via the exons ATGCGCAGCTTCTCGGAGCCGTGCGTTCCCGGCGAGGCACCACAGCCTTTCCCAGCGAGGGGCGTTGGGGATATGGCTCTTCACGGGACCCTCCTGGCCGGACCCTCGCTGTTCCCAGCCATCGCGTTAACGTCCCGTGGATCAAACCCCGGTTTGGATTCCGGCGCGGCGCAGGTTATCCGTACGTCGCAACCGGAACAGTGCGCGACTCTCTGCAGGCCGTCACAGATCTCGGggaggggggaagaggaggaggatgaccCTAAAGTTCATCTGGAAGCCAGGGAGCTGTGGAGACGATTCCATAAATGCGGCACGGAAATGGTCATTACAAAATCCGGGAG GCGCATGTTTCCGCCGTTCAAAGCCAGGTGCAGCGGGCTGGACAAAAAGGCCAAATATATTCTGCTTATGGATATCGTGGCGGCGGATGACTGCAGGTACAAGTTTCACAACTCCCGCTGGATGGTGGCGGGCAAGGCCGACCCGGAGATGCCCAAGCGCATGTACATCCACCCGGACAGCCCGGCCACCGGGGAGCAGTGGATGTCCAAAGTGGTCAACTTCCACAAACTCAAACTGACCAACAACATATCCGATAAGCACGGATTT ACAATTCTCAACTCGATGCACAAATACCAGCCGAGATTTCATGTCGTCAAGGCAAATGATATCCTGAAACTGCCTTACAGCACCTTTAGGACCTATGTGTTCTCTGAGACAGAGTTCATTGCGGTAACAGCTTACCAGAATGACAAG ATCACACAGCTGAAAATAGACAACAACCCTTTTGCCAAGGGATTTCGAGACACAGGCAatgggagaagagaaaagaggtggGTTTACCGGTTAAAGGGCTGTTTCACCTTCATGCGCTGTCCTTTG ATGGCATGA